One segment of Rhodopirellula baltica SH 1 DNA contains the following:
- a CDS encoding bifunctional riboflavin kinase/FAD synthetase has protein sequence MTSLIHLSDLAGDSDLHLSLQGGAVSIGNFDGVHLGHRALLERVRWHAQRVGGKAIAIVMDPHPASVLRPHGAPPSLTSLSRRAELMSGSGIDHLLVCEATRDFLNQTAEEFFQRLIVEQLSAKAIIEGPNFFFGRDRAGNTTRLKELAAERQIDVEIVVPSVRDERMVSSSRIREAIASGDIVLANQMLGSRYRLTGVVTTGEQRGRTLGFPTANLGGVTTLLPEHGVYAALACGDECDGPTNHPAAVHIGPNPTFNERQETKIEAHLLDYDGDLYGKSLSLTLVSQVRGVIKFADASALKQQLQIDLQTVRETVSSLQSRP, from the coding sequence ATGACTTCCCTGATCCACTTGAGCGACCTTGCGGGCGACTCCGACCTGCATCTATCGCTTCAGGGTGGTGCGGTCAGTATCGGCAATTTTGATGGGGTTCATTTGGGACACCGTGCTTTGCTCGAACGTGTCCGATGGCATGCTCAGCGGGTTGGCGGTAAAGCAATCGCAATCGTGATGGATCCGCACCCAGCATCGGTGCTGCGGCCACACGGGGCACCACCCAGTTTGACCAGTTTGTCGCGTCGGGCGGAGTTGATGTCCGGTTCGGGGATCGATCATTTGCTGGTTTGCGAGGCCACTCGCGATTTTTTGAATCAAACCGCCGAAGAATTCTTCCAGCGATTGATTGTGGAACAGTTGTCAGCCAAGGCGATCATCGAAGGCCCGAATTTTTTCTTTGGACGCGATCGTGCCGGCAACACAACTCGTTTGAAAGAGTTGGCTGCGGAGCGTCAAATTGACGTCGAGATCGTGGTTCCATCGGTTCGCGACGAACGCATGGTCAGCAGTTCACGCATTCGCGAAGCAATCGCATCAGGCGATATCGTCTTGGCGAATCAAATGCTCGGCAGTCGCTACCGTCTGACCGGTGTGGTGACGACCGGTGAACAACGCGGCCGTACATTGGGATTTCCCACCGCGAATTTGGGCGGCGTGACGACCTTGCTTCCTGAGCACGGTGTTTACGCGGCGCTGGCGTGCGGAGATGAATGCGATGGACCGACCAATCATCCCGCCGCGGTTCACATTGGTCCGAACCCAACGTTCAACGAACGCCAAGAGACAAAGATCGAAGCCCACTTGCTCGACTATGATGGCGATCTTTATGGGAAATCGTTGTCGCTGACTTTGGTGAGTCAAGTTCGGGGCGTGATCAAGTTCGCCGACGCGTCCGCCCTAAAACAACAATTGCAAATCGATTTGCAAACCGTTCGTGAGACGGTTTCATCTCTTCAATCTCGACCTTGA
- a CDS encoding NAD(P)H-hydrate dehydratase, giving the protein MPSIETQSTSPPPLRIPHREASAHKGNFGRVLLIGGSRGMAGSIALSSIAALHTGSGLVAAAVPDCILDCVAGFHPALMTIGLGDDGEKFADPAWQSLKDRLSAQAAIGCGPGMTTGSGGATIVEGLLAKKDLPLVLDADALNIIAQNDWLSDGRFERSKADAACVLTPHPGELQRLTGASAKDVDAQVEAAAELACRLGLTIVVKGGPSHVAYQNGDGGKQVWQNTTGNPGMATAGCGDVLTGIVTSLLGQGLSGPDAAKLGVWIHGRCGDEAAARWSHAGMTSLHALDALALVADEMTQPAD; this is encoded by the coding sequence ATGCCATCCATTGAGACTCAGTCTACCAGCCCGCCGCCGCTGCGGATTCCGCATCGCGAAGCATCGGCTCACAAAGGCAATTTTGGTCGCGTTTTGTTGATCGGTGGCTCACGCGGCATGGCGGGCTCGATCGCGTTGTCATCGATCGCTGCATTGCACACGGGATCGGGTTTGGTGGCGGCAGCGGTTCCCGATTGCATTCTAGATTGTGTAGCCGGTTTTCATCCGGCGTTGATGACAATTGGGCTGGGCGATGACGGGGAGAAGTTTGCCGATCCGGCGTGGCAGTCGTTGAAGGATCGATTGTCAGCTCAGGCGGCCATCGGTTGTGGACCCGGCATGACGACGGGATCAGGTGGGGCGACGATCGTGGAGGGGCTGCTCGCGAAAAAGGATCTGCCGTTGGTTTTGGATGCGGATGCGTTGAACATCATCGCTCAAAACGATTGGCTTTCAGATGGCCGGTTCGAAAGAAGCAAGGCCGATGCCGCGTGCGTTCTGACGCCACATCCTGGTGAGCTGCAGCGTTTGACGGGAGCGTCTGCGAAGGATGTCGATGCCCAAGTCGAAGCCGCGGCAGAGTTGGCGTGTCGATTGGGTTTGACCATCGTTGTAAAAGGTGGACCGTCACACGTTGCGTATCAAAATGGGGACGGAGGAAAGCAGGTTTGGCAGAACACAACGGGCAATCCAGGGATGGCCACGGCGGGCTGCGGCGACGTGTTGACCGGCATCGTGACATCGTTGCTTGGGCAAGGTTTGAGCGGTCCCGATGCGGCGAAGTTGGGTGTATGGATTCATGGTCGTTGTGGTGACGAGGCGGCGGCCCGATGGAGTCACGCGGGCATGACTTCTCTGCATGCACTGGATGCGTTGGCCTTGGTCGCGGATGAAATGACTCAGCCTGCGGACTGA
- a CDS encoding potassium channel family protein, translating into MQPTPLRRILLGLGVFSLICAIAIIAYIQMGWSVSDAIYMVVITIFGVGYGEVKPVDTPALRTLTIAIIVLGYGAAIYTVGGFIQFLVDGELQSLLRNRKMSQGIASLRAHTIVCGFGRMGVRVAEELQELGQPFVVIDENAARVEEAQQAGMLAMVGNATDEDILMAAGIDHARGLATLLPDDAANAFICVTARDLAEKVEIVSRAENHSAQKKLIRCGANYVVMAATIGAMRVTQLLVRPTASAVLESHGLSHGISEELSAIGLNLEELRLTSSSPLVSKPLAEIQVRGNRGFLIVGVKRGEDPIQMNPSGTLILEVNDIVIVVGHQNDIAELCLAHKVQRQEILYRGVKG; encoded by the coding sequence ATGCAGCCCACACCGCTCCGTCGAATTCTGCTCGGCTTGGGCGTGTTTTCGCTGATTTGTGCGATCGCGATCATCGCTTACATCCAAATGGGATGGTCCGTCAGCGACGCGATCTACATGGTCGTGATCACGATCTTTGGTGTCGGCTATGGCGAAGTCAAACCCGTCGACACACCCGCTCTGCGAACACTGACGATTGCGATCATCGTGTTGGGGTATGGAGCCGCGATTTACACCGTCGGTGGATTCATTCAGTTTCTAGTTGATGGCGAACTACAAAGCCTTTTGAGGAATCGAAAAATGAGCCAAGGCATTGCCAGTCTTCGCGCACACACGATCGTCTGCGGATTTGGACGCATGGGTGTCCGCGTGGCCGAAGAACTTCAGGAGCTTGGCCAACCGTTTGTCGTGATCGATGAAAACGCGGCCCGCGTCGAGGAAGCTCAACAAGCGGGAATGTTGGCCATGGTCGGCAATGCCACGGACGAAGACATCCTGATGGCGGCCGGAATCGACCACGCTCGCGGCCTAGCAACGTTGCTGCCCGACGACGCTGCCAATGCGTTCATCTGCGTGACGGCGAGAGACCTGGCCGAGAAAGTCGAAATTGTTTCGCGAGCCGAGAACCATTCCGCTCAAAAGAAACTGATTCGCTGCGGTGCCAATTACGTTGTGATGGCAGCAACCATCGGTGCGATGCGGGTCACTCAGTTGCTTGTTCGCCCGACCGCGTCTGCGGTGCTGGAATCCCATGGACTGTCGCATGGGATCAGCGAAGAACTGTCTGCCATCGGTTTGAACTTGGAGGAACTGCGACTGACCAGCAGCTCTCCATTGGTGAGCAAACCGCTCGCCGAAATCCAAGTTCGCGGCAATCGTGGTTTTCTAATTGTCGGTGTGAAGCGTGGCGAGGATCCGATTCAGATGAACCCCAGCGGCACTTTGATTCTGGAAGTCAACGATATCGTGATCGTGGTCGGTCACCAAAACGACATTGCCGAATTGTGCTTGGCTCACAAAGTCCAACGACAAGAGATTCTCTATCGGGGCGTCAAAGGCTGA
- the larB gene encoding nickel pincer cofactor biosynthesis protein LarB, with protein sequence MNLPSNQPPSPALLQILQDLASGQTDVEAAAESIQASSIGSAADMQTVPGATVDLGRLARCGFGEVIYGEGKSTDLMTQIVQTQVAVGQGCLITRIDATAAAQLRRVFENTRYNPSARTLRIGCGDENLDPIGVEGHSTHVAVVTAGSTDAHVAEEAAETLAWMGVACERIDDIGVAGPQRLLAAVPRLRAAAAIVVVAGMEGALPAALAGHVATPVIAVPASTGYGANFAGLTPLMGMLTSCAANVAVVNIDAGFKGGYFAGLIASGIANAKSEAASAEEA encoded by the coding sequence ATGAACCTACCCTCCAATCAACCCCCCTCCCCTGCCCTGCTGCAGATTCTGCAGGACCTCGCTTCGGGGCAAACCGACGTGGAAGCCGCGGCGGAATCCATTCAGGCCAGCTCGATCGGGTCAGCTGCGGACATGCAAACGGTGCCCGGCGCGACCGTCGATTTGGGACGTCTCGCCCGCTGTGGTTTTGGCGAAGTGATCTACGGCGAGGGGAAATCAACCGATCTGATGACCCAGATCGTGCAAACTCAGGTCGCGGTCGGCCAAGGGTGTTTGATCACGCGAATTGATGCGACCGCGGCGGCTCAGTTGCGGCGAGTTTTCGAAAACACTCGGTACAACCCGTCCGCACGCACGCTGAGAATCGGTTGCGGGGACGAAAATTTGGATCCGATCGGTGTCGAAGGTCACTCAACCCACGTTGCCGTTGTCACCGCGGGCAGCACCGATGCGCATGTGGCGGAAGAAGCCGCGGAGACATTGGCATGGATGGGGGTCGCTTGTGAACGCATCGACGACATCGGGGTCGCCGGGCCTCAACGTTTGTTGGCCGCCGTCCCCCGATTGCGAGCGGCTGCCGCTATTGTGGTGGTCGCAGGAATGGAAGGCGCTCTGCCGGCGGCGTTGGCCGGGCACGTGGCCACACCCGTGATCGCGGTTCCCGCCAGCACTGGATACGGAGCCAACTTTGCGGGCCTGACGCCACTAATGGGCATGCTGACATCGTGTGCCGCGAATGTTGCGGTGGTCAATATTGATGCAGGATTCAAAGGCGGCTACTTCGCTGGTTTGATCGCCAGCGGCATTGCCAATGCGAAATCAGAGGCGGCTTCGGCAGAAGAAGCATGA
- a CDS encoding argininosuccinate synthase: protein MKSCVLAYSGGLDTSVILGWLQDQGYEVHCVYVDLGQPCEDRDAIMEKARTCGAKSSRLVDVREELCRDFAFPVLAWQAKYEQIYLLGTSIARPLISKVCLEVAREVGATAYAHGATGKGNDQCRFQLAAEALDPNIEMIAPWRIKSFRDAFPGRTELIEYCDVKRIPVKASTAKPYSSDENVLHISYEAGKLEELDVNGVELVEFGMGVSPQDAPDKPEEVTIGFESGVPKTLNGKAVNALEMVEQLNDIAGRNGVGRIDMVENRFVGMKSRGVYESPGMTVLYDALMYVEQLTMDRDLMHLRDRMAPEVAEMVYYGFWYTPKMDALMSFIETAQRPVTGEVTLQLYKGNIMVSSRTSPNSLYDEEIATMEGGGSYNQDDAEGFLRIQGLPSRVQGRVSPRKF from the coding sequence ATGAAAAGTTGTGTGCTGGCCTATTCCGGTGGTCTCGATACGTCCGTCATTCTGGGCTGGCTCCAGGACCAAGGCTACGAAGTTCACTGTGTTTACGTGGACCTCGGGCAGCCCTGTGAGGATCGCGATGCCATCATGGAGAAGGCTCGTACCTGCGGGGCCAAGTCCTCTCGTTTGGTGGACGTTCGTGAAGAACTGTGCCGCGATTTTGCTTTCCCCGTGTTGGCGTGGCAAGCCAAGTACGAACAAATCTATCTGCTGGGCACCTCGATCGCTCGCCCGCTGATCAGCAAGGTTTGCTTGGAAGTGGCTCGCGAAGTCGGCGCGACCGCCTACGCTCACGGAGCAACAGGCAAAGGCAATGACCAATGTCGTTTCCAACTTGCTGCCGAAGCTCTTGATCCAAACATCGAAATGATCGCTCCTTGGCGAATCAAATCGTTCCGCGATGCCTTCCCTGGCCGCACCGAACTGATCGAGTACTGCGACGTGAAGCGAATTCCTGTCAAAGCCTCGACTGCAAAGCCATACAGCAGCGATGAAAACGTCCTGCACATTTCCTACGAAGCGGGCAAGCTTGAAGAACTCGACGTCAACGGCGTGGAGCTGGTCGAATTCGGAATGGGCGTTTCACCTCAAGATGCTCCCGACAAACCAGAAGAAGTCACGATCGGTTTTGAATCCGGCGTACCAAAAACGTTGAATGGCAAAGCCGTCAACGCTTTGGAAATGGTCGAGCAACTCAATGACATCGCTGGACGCAACGGCGTCGGTCGCATCGACATGGTCGAAAATCGTTTCGTCGGCATGAAGAGCCGCGGTGTTTACGAGTCGCCCGGCATGACTGTGTTGTACGACGCATTGATGTACGTCGAACAACTCACCATGGACCGCGACCTGATGCACCTTCGCGACCGCATGGCTCCCGAAGTGGCTGAAATGGTTTACTACGGTTTCTGGTACACGCCCAAGATGGACGCACTGATGTCGTTCATCGAAACCGCTCAGCGTCCAGTCACCGGCGAAGTCACGTTGCAACTCTACAAGGGCAACATCATGGTGTCTTCACGAACCAGCCCAAACAGCTTGTACGACGAAGAGATCGCAACCATGGAAGGCGGCGGCTCGTACAACCAAGACGACGCCGAAGGCTTCCTGCGAATCCAAGGCTTGCCGTCGCGAGTCCAAGGCCGCGTGTCACCACGCAAGTTCTAA
- a CDS encoding DUF1559 domain-containing protein has protein sequence MTFLFTCPHCQSQTEVEDEYSGRTGDCVVCGREITMPEFAGSRRMGNRPGKRNKSAIWFVAAGLALLLIGAGLIAAVQVGSRTAKKIRTGRQRLSSIKNLEKIASALNAYAADHGVYPAPYTVDAAGRKLHSWRVTILPYLDEDGLYNQIDKDVPWNEGENQMLLYSQTPAVYRHPESSSWGTGTVYHLVTGAGTLFPSTGPLGPRQVTDGATKTILLAEGQMNTMTESWMEPYDLDIGSVGGLINPPSGNGLGGATDGGVCVATVEGSGYFLPDTTPPLTVQALITPTGGEPLSDDVLDEWASTQP, from the coding sequence ATGACGTTTCTGTTCACTTGCCCACACTGCCAATCGCAAACCGAGGTGGAAGATGAATACAGTGGTCGCACGGGCGACTGCGTCGTATGCGGTCGCGAAATCACGATGCCTGAGTTTGCTGGTTCGCGGCGGATGGGAAATCGTCCTGGCAAACGCAACAAGTCGGCGATTTGGTTTGTCGCGGCCGGATTGGCGTTGCTGCTGATCGGAGCCGGTTTGATTGCAGCGGTTCAAGTTGGCAGCCGGACGGCCAAGAAAATTCGCACGGGCCGCCAGCGATTGAGCAGCATCAAGAATCTGGAAAAGATCGCCTCGGCACTCAATGCGTACGCTGCCGATCATGGCGTCTACCCTGCCCCGTACACGGTGGATGCCGCGGGACGAAAACTGCACTCGTGGCGGGTGACGATTCTGCCGTATCTGGACGAGGACGGTTTGTACAACCAGATCGACAAGGATGTTCCCTGGAATGAGGGCGAAAACCAAATGCTTCTTTACAGCCAAACACCGGCGGTCTATCGGCATCCGGAAAGCAGTAGTTGGGGAACAGGCACCGTCTATCACTTGGTGACCGGCGCCGGGACATTGTTTCCCAGTACGGGACCATTGGGACCTCGGCAGGTGACCGATGGGGCGACGAAGACGATCTTGCTAGCCGAGGGTCAGATGAACACGATGACTGAATCGTGGATGGAGCCCTACGATTTGGATATCGGGTCGGTCGGTGGACTCATCAATCCGCCTTCGGGAAATGGTTTGGGGGGAGCAACCGATGGGGGTGTCTGCGTCGCGACGGTGGAAGGCAGCGGATACTTCTTGCCCGATACAACGCCACCGTTGACGGTCCAGGCATTGATCACTCCGACGGGAGGTGAGCCGCTATCGGACGATGTGCTGGACGAATGGGCGTCGACGCAACCTTGA
- the dtd gene encoding D-aminoacyl-tRNA deacylase, whose translation MKIVLQRSQHASVSVDGKIVGQIERGLVALIGIGHEDTEATASALADKTAGLRIFSDDNGKMERNVIDAGGDVLAISQFTLLADCRKGRRPAFTDAAPPDRANELYEHYVSELRKTGLSVPCGIFAADMAVSLTNDGPVTIILEL comes from the coding sequence ATGAAAATTGTTTTGCAACGCAGCCAACACGCCAGCGTTTCTGTGGATGGCAAAATCGTCGGTCAGATCGAGCGTGGATTGGTGGCGTTGATTGGCATCGGTCACGAGGACACGGAAGCAACCGCATCCGCATTGGCCGATAAGACCGCTGGACTTCGGATTTTTTCGGACGACAACGGCAAAATGGAACGCAATGTAATCGATGCCGGTGGCGACGTGCTCGCGATCAGTCAGTTCACCTTGCTGGCAGATTGCCGCAAAGGACGCCGGCCAGCGTTCACCGATGCGGCACCGCCAGATCGTGCGAACGAGCTTTACGAGCACTACGTCAGTGAACTTCGCAAAACGGGATTGTCGGTGCCTTGTGGGATCTTCGCGGCCGACATGGCTGTTTCACTGACAAACGATGGCCCCGTCACCATCATCTTGGAACTGTGA
- a CDS encoding metal-dependent hydrolase yields the protein MFDQGMSMESALLAGGLCSVSGMLPDLDSDSGVPLRETSLFLAAVVPMLMIDRWRDLGLSHEAMALAAMIVYIAIRFVAVEGFRKFTVHRGMWHSIPAALVAGLIAYMAMPCASEAVRVYKSCAVLVGFLTHLILDEIWSLDFSRGSMRVKKSFGTALKFFGSSPLANIFVWGQLGLFIYLAWGDHEILDRLRQRVRMDRDRYAVPSQDEINPDYTNPSLFAPWESREPPQWQPRVTSPQESPSNFGWPSPAQPGATQPGVVQPGMGQRVARPNWPPALPQR from the coding sequence GTGTTCGATCAAGGCATGTCGATGGAGAGTGCGCTGTTGGCCGGTGGGCTGTGCAGCGTCTCGGGGATGTTGCCGGATTTGGACAGCGATTCCGGCGTGCCGCTTCGCGAAACGAGTCTGTTTTTGGCGGCGGTCGTACCGATGCTGATGATCGATCGATGGCGAGACTTGGGGTTGTCACACGAAGCGATGGCGCTCGCCGCAATGATCGTCTACATCGCGATTCGATTTGTTGCCGTGGAGGGTTTCCGTAAGTTCACGGTTCACCGAGGCATGTGGCACAGCATTCCAGCGGCGCTGGTCGCGGGATTGATCGCATACATGGCGATGCCTTGCGCCAGCGAAGCGGTTCGCGTCTACAAGTCGTGCGCGGTGCTGGTTGGTTTCCTGACCCATTTGATCTTGGACGAGATTTGGTCGTTGGATTTCAGTCGTGGCTCGATGCGAGTGAAAAAATCGTTCGGCACGGCGTTGAAATTCTTCGGCAGCAGTCCGCTGGCCAACATTTTTGTTTGGGGCCAGCTCGGGTTGTTCATCTATTTGGCATGGGGCGATCACGAAATTTTGGACCGGCTTCGCCAGCGAGTGCGAATGGATCGCGATCGCTACGCCGTTCCGAGCCAGGATGAGATCAATCCGGACTACACCAATCCGTCGTTGTTCGCGCCCTGGGAAAGTCGCGAGCCGCCGCAGTGGCAACCGCGAGTGACATCGCCGCAGGAGTCGCCTTCCAACTTTGGCTGGCCCTCACCGGCTCAGCCTGGTGCGACGCAGCCCGGTGTGGTTCAGCCGGGAATGGGCCAGCGAGTTGCCCGACCGAATTGGCCCCCTGCCCTGCCCCAGCGATAA
- a CDS encoding CvpA family protein: protein MQTYDILMTVILVGATLLGAIRGFAWQLASIASIVVSYCVAYHYREPFSQNIHAAPPWNQFLAMFILFVGTSFVIWVALRMVSGMIDRMRLKEFDRQIGALFGLAKGALLCTIITLFAVTLFGERTQRAIVASESGRLIARVLAESNSIMPPELDSVVRPYLDQFSDEELGEPSASEGSWLSQTPIAPNIDPNWSHSNAPTANNFAPQNGFQQAQNDPRSQSPFGGFGGSSTPTPNADFNSAAGSQQPAPTWRQSATPLWQTPRR from the coding sequence ATGCAGACTTACGACATTCTGATGACGGTCATCCTGGTCGGCGCAACCTTGTTGGGCGCGATTCGTGGATTTGCATGGCAACTCGCATCAATCGCTTCCATCGTCGTCAGCTATTGCGTCGCGTACCACTATCGCGAACCATTCAGCCAGAACATTCATGCAGCTCCGCCATGGAATCAATTCCTGGCGATGTTCATCCTGTTCGTTGGCACGTCGTTCGTAATCTGGGTCGCACTGCGAATGGTCAGCGGGATGATCGACCGAATGCGATTGAAAGAATTCGATCGCCAAATCGGAGCTCTGTTTGGACTCGCCAAAGGAGCACTCCTGTGCACGATCATCACGCTCTTCGCGGTCACGTTGTTTGGCGAACGAACTCAACGAGCGATCGTCGCCAGCGAAAGCGGCCGCCTGATCGCTCGCGTGCTCGCCGAGTCCAACTCGATCATGCCGCCGGAACTGGACAGCGTCGTCCGACCGTACCTGGACCAGTTCAGCGACGAAGAACTGGGCGAGCCATCGGCCTCAGAAGGATCCTGGCTCTCACAAACTCCGATCGCACCAAACATCGATCCAAACTGGTCCCATTCGAACGCTCCAACGGCGAACAACTTCGCGCCGCAAAACGGCTTTCAACAAGCCCAAAATGACCCGCGATCGCAGTCGCCATTTGGTGGATTTGGAGGAAGCTCAACACCGACGCCCAACGCTGATTTCAACTCTGCCGCGGGCTCGCAACAACCGGCTCCGACTTGGCGTCAATCCGCGACGCCGCTGTGGCAAACGCCACGACGATGA